From Flavobacterium alkalisoli, the proteins below share one genomic window:
- a CDS encoding T9SS type A sorting domain-containing protein — protein sequence MKKTLLLGVTLLSGLFASAQLNNVAAPDFTATDINGGTHTLSEYLNEGKIVIMDISAAWCGPCWSFHQSHALADLYNTYGPGGSDEVVVLFVEGDASTPLENIYGNGTSPAGPPQGDWTEGGTTPYPIIDNASIANSYQINAYPTVFMICPDTGKVFTINRGDLDVLVSQISSVCDATVEGLADFARVKGYNKLTCDADAGVPVTIGNLGSTITSATVALKQGGSVVATQTFDVNIAPGQEETVMFDGQTLTTAGVAYTAELTEVNNNAPYSTDEEYTITDSFTVAYNPETLESFNNIRVEVKLDYYPADVLWAIIDSNGEAVHIQQYAAPSAGGGPFALTTQVHDITLPEGINCYDFYVYDSYGDGMDYSGPNQAGNPANYGFKVYSGAPADLTNIIYEHDGDYVQLYEPAYFKTTGILGNEEFAADSFAIYPNPTSGILNFATQETVDVTIIDLQGKVVFTAKNINNGDSINLNTLQTGLYIAKINGENSERVEKVVIK from the coding sequence ATGAAAAAAACTTTACTTTTAGGAGTTACTCTATTAAGCGGCCTGTTTGCCAGTGCTCAGCTTAATAATGTAGCCGCGCCGGATTTTACTGCCACAGACATTAACGGAGGCACACACACACTATCAGAATACCTTAATGAGGGCAAAATCGTTATTATGGATATCTCTGCTGCTTGGTGTGGTCCTTGCTGGAGCTTTCACCAATCTCATGCTCTAGCAGATTTATACAACACTTACGGACCAGGCGGATCTGATGAGGTTGTAGTATTATTCGTAGAGGGAGACGCAAGTACTCCACTTGAAAACATTTATGGTAACGGTACTTCACCTGCAGGGCCTCCTCAGGGAGACTGGACAGAAGGAGGAACAACTCCATATCCTATTATCGATAATGCTTCGATAGCTAACTCTTACCAAATAAATGCTTACCCAACTGTATTCATGATTTGTCCAGATACAGGTAAAGTATTTACAATAAACAGAGGTGATCTTGATGTATTAGTATCTCAAATCAGCTCAGTATGTGATGCAACTGTAGAAGGTCTTGCTGATTTTGCAAGAGTAAAAGGATATAATAAACTTACTTGTGATGCTGATGCAGGAGTACCTGTAACAATAGGTAACTTAGGAAGCACCATTACAAGTGCAACTGTTGCCCTTAAACAGGGAGGAAGTGTTGTTGCAACACAAACTTTTGATGTAAACATTGCTCCTGGACAGGAAGAAACAGTAATGTTTGACGGTCAGACATTAACTACAGCAGGTGTAGCTTATACAGCTGAACTTACTGAAGTAAATAATAATGCTCCATATAGTACTGACGAAGAATATACAATAACAGATTCATTTACTGTTGCTTACAACCCTGAAACTTTAGAATCATTCAACAACATTCGTGTTGAAGTTAAATTAGATTACTATCCTGCAGATGTACTATGGGCTATAATAGACAGTAACGGTGAAGCTGTTCACATTCAGCAATATGCTGCACCATCAGCTGGTGGAGGTCCTTTCGCACTTACAACTCAGGTACACGATATCACTCTACCTGAAGGCATCAACTGCTATGATTTCTATGTATATGATTCATATGGTGACGGTATGGACTACAGTGGTCCAAATCAAGCTGGCAATCCTGCAAATTATGGCTTTAAAGTTTACTCTGGTGCTCCTGCAGACTTAACTAACATTATTTATGAGCATGATGGTGACTATGTTCAGCTTTATGAGCCAGCTTACTTTAAAACAACTGGCATTTTAGGTAATGAAGAGTTTGCTGCTGATAGCTTTGCTATCTATCCAAACCCTACAAGCGGTATCTTAAACTTTGCTACACAGGAAACTGTTGATGTAACAATTATAGACTTACAAGGTAAAGTTGTATTTACAGCTAAAAACATCAATAATGGTGATTCTATCAACCTAAACACTCTTCAAACAGGTCTTTACATTGCTAAAATAAATGGTGAGAACTCTGAAAGAGTAGAGAAAGTTGTTATAAAATAA
- a CDS encoding T9SS type A sorting domain-containing protein: protein MKKIIVLAALLLTAVTQAQSIIVFSDDAQINDGDVIVYEELGAEAGYLRLQVQNTSNQSISLKLKMDSIENGDNLANEDGVVQFCFGGYCYYTVSEGTAAPNNPDNSGLTLAPGGVNDEGDHFINAYPGDDGTGVIYNMSFIQVDAEGNQVGDALLSFQYKYEPQMGIEDFASLQNMGININNTVVKNTFDLNTTANTTLEVYAINGQLIKTVNLKTGAQSVDLSALNSGVYITRFTTEDKRTSQVRIVKN from the coding sequence ATGAAAAAGATTATTGTTTTAGCAGCTTTATTACTTACTGCTGTAACCCAGGCACAATCTATAATTGTTTTTAGCGATGATGCTCAAATTAATGACGGAGATGTTATTGTTTATGAAGAATTAGGAGCTGAGGCAGGATATTTACGCTTACAGGTACAAAATACTTCAAACCAGTCTATCAGTCTTAAACTTAAGATGGATTCTATTGAAAACGGAGATAATTTAGCTAACGAAGACGGTGTAGTACAGTTTTGTTTTGGCGGATACTGCTACTATACAGTTTCTGAAGGCACAGCTGCTCCAAACAACCCTGATAACAGCGGTCTTACTCTTGCTCCAGGCGGAGTAAATGACGAAGGTGATCATTTTATAAACGCTTATCCGGGTGATGATGGTACAGGAGTTATTTACAACATGTCATTCATACAAGTTGATGCGGAGGGTAACCAAGTTGGCGACGCTCTTTTATCTTTCCAGTATAAATATGAGCCTCAAATGGGTATTGAAGATTTTGCTTCTTTACAAAACATGGGTATCAACATCAACAATACTGTAGTAAAAAACACTTTTGATTTAAATACTACAGCTAACACTACACTGGAGGTTTATGCTATAAACGGCCAGCTTATTAAAACTGTTAACCTAAAAACAGGAGCACAGTCTGTAGACTTATCAGCTCTTAATTCAGGTGTATACATTACACGTTTTACAACAGAAGACAAAAGAACTTCTCAGGTAAGAATTGTTAAAAACTAA
- a CDS encoding TlpA family protein disulfide reductase, translating to MKKILMLLLFLGCAAYAQKEMPNVTVKSADNKSFNVKNDFSEKDKIYVFSFWATWCAPCIKELDAINEKYAQWSKELNMEVIAISVDDSRTQKRVKPLLNGKKWPYQVLLDTNQDLKRALGIVNVPYTVVVKNKKVVYVHNGYSQGAEEELYNQLKKL from the coding sequence ATGAAAAAGATTCTAATGTTATTACTATTTCTTGGTTGTGCAGCTTATGCGCAAAAGGAGATGCCAAATGTGACTGTTAAATCGGCTGATAATAAAAGCTTTAACGTAAAAAACGATTTTTCTGAAAAAGATAAAATATATGTATTCTCTTTTTGGGCAACATGGTGTGCACCTTGTATTAAGGAGTTAGATGCTATAAATGAAAAATATGCGCAGTGGTCTAAAGAGCTTAATATGGAGGTTATTGCCATATCTGTAGACGATAGCCGTACACAAAAAAGGGTTAAACCATTACTTAACGGTAAAAAATGGCCTTACCAGGTTCTTTTAGATACTAATCAGGATTTAAAAAGAGCATTAGGTATAGTTAATGTTCCTTATACTGTTGTTGTAAAAAACAAAAAAGTAGTTTATGTACATAATGGTTACAGCCAGGGTGCAGAAGAGGAATTGTACAACCAGTTGAAGAAGTTGTAA
- a CDS encoding DUF6029 family protein encodes MRKVLLLLLPLSFSTSLFAQDDTETETEKKDYGKVYGSFESNSQWYLNDKERNLQHPEDPFRSNNYLYVNYQYKKWTAGIQGEAYEPNALLNYNPGFKGTNVGTYYLSYKSEKFEATAGYFYEQFGSGLLLRAWEDRSLGINTALRGGRIVYRPSDNVRLTALYGQQRTGFDVSDGKIYGFDSDFNLDKLLSFEESDLSVGVSYVGRYEKTYIPDPNFDELTNAVAGRLNFIHGSFYLSTEYDYKQKDAVLDIQNKINNNFIKSGNAVLLNLGYSANGLGIDATLRRMENMSFLSEREPTVVNSESTSLNFNDRVLNFTPALTKQHHSNLANIYVYQAQAKVDFQSDAIMKAGETGGQIDVFYDFAPESLFGGKYGTNVGFNASSWYNLPGTYRLVPSEYDTKFFGVGERYYSDINLEVKKKLSESWHTGFYYVNQFYNKEWLEGGEKVHTNIVAAEATYNFDPSKSIRVEGEHMWANADFKNWVGGTVELNLNDKYSFYVWDIVNYGNDDPDKRNNYYNFGGAYRVGASRFAVNYGRQRGGLVCVGGVCRFVPESTGFSFSISTAF; translated from the coding sequence ATGAGAAAAGTATTATTGCTGTTGTTGCCGTTATCTTTTAGTACATCTCTGTTTGCACAGGACGATACTGAAACTGAAACTGAAAAGAAAGATTACGGTAAAGTATATGGTAGTTTTGAGTCTAACTCTCAATGGTATCTTAATGATAAAGAGAGGAATCTTCAGCATCCTGAAGATCCATTTAGATCTAACAATTACCTATATGTAAATTATCAGTATAAAAAATGGACAGCAGGTATACAGGGTGAAGCCTATGAGCCTAATGCACTGCTTAATTATAACCCAGGTTTTAAAGGTACAAACGTAGGTACTTATTACTTAAGCTATAAGTCGGAAAAATTTGAAGCTACTGCCGGTTATTTTTATGAGCAGTTTGGTAGCGGATTACTTTTAAGAGCCTGGGAAGACCGTTCGTTAGGTATCAACACTGCGCTTCGTGGCGGAAGGATTGTTTACAGACCTAGTGATAATGTTAGGTTAACTGCCCTTTACGGTCAGCAACGAACAGGTTTTGACGTGTCTGACGGAAAGATTTACGGATTTGATTCTGATTTCAATCTTGACAAACTTCTTTCTTTTGAGGAATCTGACCTTTCCGTAGGGGTTAGCTATGTAGGTCGTTATGAGAAAACGTATATTCCTGATCCTAATTTTGACGAACTTACAAATGCTGTAGCGGGTAGGTTAAACTTTATTCACGGGTCTTTTTACCTTTCTACAGAGTATGACTATAAACAGAAAGATGCAGTACTAGATATCCAAAATAAGATAAACAATAATTTTATTAAATCTGGTAATGCTGTATTGCTTAACCTTGGTTATTCTGCAAACGGATTGGGTATTGATGCAACTCTTAGGAGGATGGAAAACATGAGTTTCCTTTCTGAAAGGGAACCAACAGTTGTAAATTCTGAGTCTACAAGTTTAAACTTTAATGATAGGGTGCTTAATTTTACGCCTGCTTTAACCAAGCAGCATCACTCTAATCTGGCTAATATCTATGTATATCAGGCACAGGCAAAAGTTGACTTTCAAAGCGATGCTATTATGAAAGCCGGAGAAACCGGAGGTCAGATAGATGTATTTTACGATTTTGCTCCTGAAAGTTTATTTGGAGGAAAATATGGTACTAACGTAGGTTTTAATGCTTCAAGTTGGTATAATCTTCCCGGAACTTACAGGCTTGTACCTTCTGAATACGATACTAAGTTCTTTGGTGTCGGTGAGAGGTATTATAGCGATATTAATTTAGAGGTGAAGAAAAAGCTTTCAGAAAGCTGGCATACAGGGTTCTATTATGTAAACCAATTCTACAATAAAGAATGGTTAGAGGGCGGTGAAAAGGTACATACTAACATAGTAGCTGCTGAGGCTACCTATAATTTTGATCCTTCAAAATCGATTCGTGTAGAAGGTGAGCACATGTGGGCCAATGCCGATTTTAAAAATTGGGTCGGTGGTACTGTAGAACTTAACCTTAACGATAAGTATTCCTTCTATGTATGGGATATTGTTAACTATGGGAACGATGATCCGGATAAAAGAAATAACTATTATAACTTTGGTGGTGCTTACCGTGTGGGGGCATCAAGGTTTGCTGTTAACTATGGTAGGCAGCGTGGTGGTCTTGTATGTGTGGGTGGTGTTTGCCGTTTTGTGCCGGAGAGTACAGGTTTCTCTTTTTCAATAAGTACAGCATTCTAA
- a CDS encoding HPF/RaiA family ribosome-associated protein, which yields MQIQINTNNHVEGHERMETYFREVITNSLKRFEDKVTRIEVHVGDENSHKSGDADKKCTIEARIAGMQPVAATNHANTIEKAIDGALDKIKKLLDTTFDKMKAH from the coding sequence ATGCAAATACAGATAAACACAAACAACCATGTTGAAGGACATGAAAGAATGGAAACTTACTTTAGAGAAGTAATTACCAACTCCCTTAAACGTTTTGAAGACAAAGTAACCCGAATAGAAGTTCATGTAGGCGACGAGAACAGCCACAAGTCTGGCGATGCCGATAAAAAATGTACTATTGAAGCACGTATTGCCGGAATGCAGCCAGTCGCTGCCACCAACCATGCTAACACTATTGAAAAAGCAATAGACGGTGCATTAGACAAAATCAAGAAACTGTTAGACACAACCTTTGATAAAATGAAAGCGCATTAA
- a CDS encoding Omp28-related outer membrane protein codes for MKRFFLFFTFIALIVAGCTSDYTVLESIGSISLTADKSSTQAGELITFTIINSNGENITESSTIYVDNQPIEGNTFTSETYTTHEVKASYAGLESNSVTINFHDGSETNFVKRVLIEDYTGTWCGYCPRVAHAIELVKAQTDEPNHTAVAVSIHRPSSNPNSLNYDPYNYDTSQLEALLSTAGYPKGYLNRMTLWQSPEPNNLNQAIALTQGENPKLGLAMTSSVNNGNIALDVNVKFSKDFEGLKLVVYILENGLIYEQHNYTDYYGGVDVIEDFEHNHVLRQCITPLLGEAINGVTTTGETYTKTFNVAVPANVENAANLEFVAFVVDANGNAINVRSAKPDETQEFEEI; via the coding sequence ATGAAACGTTTCTTCTTATTTTTTACTTTCATTGCGCTAATCGTAGCAGGCTGTACTTCAGATTACACAGTACTGGAATCAATTGGTTCTATTTCATTAACTGCTGATAAATCTTCTACACAGGCCGGAGAACTGATTACTTTCACCATTATAAATTCTAATGGTGAAAACATAACAGAATCTTCAACTATCTATGTAGACAATCAGCCTATTGAAGGAAACACTTTTACATCTGAGACTTATACTACACATGAAGTTAAGGCTAGTTATGCAGGACTTGAATCTAACTCTGTTACCATTAATTTTCACGACGGCTCTGAAACGAACTTCGTAAAAAGAGTACTTATTGAAGATTACACAGGTACATGGTGTGGATACTGCCCAAGGGTAGCACATGCTATAGAGCTTGTAAAAGCACAAACAGATGAACCTAATCATACAGCTGTTGCTGTTTCGATTCACAGGCCTTCTTCTAACCCTAACAGTCTTAATTATGACCCTTATAATTATGACACATCACAGCTAGAAGCGCTTCTTTCTACTGCAGGATACCCTAAAGGTTACCTGAACAGAATGACTTTATGGCAAAGTCCTGAGCCTAATAACCTAAACCAGGCTATTGCACTTACACAGGGAGAAAATCCTAAACTTGGGCTTGCAATGACTTCATCTGTTAATAACGGTAACATCGCTCTAGATGTAAACGTTAAATTCAGCAAAGATTTTGAAGGTCTTAAACTGGTTGTATACATCCTTGAAAACGGACTTATTTACGAGCAACATAATTATACTGATTATTATGGTGGTGTAGATGTTATTGAAGACTTTGAGCACAACCATGTATTAAGACAATGTATCACTCCTCTTTTAGGGGAAGCGATTAACGGGGTTACTACTACAGGTGAAACATACACAAAAACATTTAATGTGGCTGTACCTGCTAATGTAGAAAATGCTGCTAATCTGGAATTTGTTGCTTTTGTAGTTGATGCTAATGGTAATGCAATTAATGTAAGAAGTGCAAAACCGGATGAAACTCAGGAATTTGAAGAGATATAA